The following proteins come from a genomic window of Halorussus halophilus:
- a CDS encoding nucleoside phosphorylase produces the protein MTGDSEDPNDEVQYHVELSEGDVANAVLLPGNPERLDKITPFWENVEEKAYHREYRTATGEYEGTPISVTSTGIGAPSTAIAVEELARVGADTFIRVGSCGALQAEMEPGDLVITTGGVRQEGTSDAYVREDYPATADHEVVSALVAAAERLGYDYHTGITMSADSFYAGQGRPGFEGFEAAGSTELIENLKNANVANIEMEASAIMTLANIYGLRAGAVCSVFANRETGEFLTEGETTAAETASLAVKILAKMDEKKAEEGVDRWHAGMSLD, from the coding sequence ATGACTGGCGACAGCGAAGACCCCAACGACGAAGTGCAGTACCACGTGGAACTGAGCGAAGGCGACGTAGCCAACGCCGTCCTCCTGCCGGGCAACCCCGAGCGACTGGACAAGATTACGCCGTTCTGGGAGAACGTCGAGGAGAAGGCGTACCACCGCGAGTACCGCACCGCGACGGGCGAGTACGAGGGGACGCCCATCAGCGTCACCTCCACAGGAATCGGTGCGCCGTCCACCGCCATCGCCGTAGAGGAACTCGCACGCGTCGGTGCGGACACCTTCATCCGCGTCGGGTCCTGTGGCGCGCTCCAGGCAGAGATGGAACCCGGCGACCTCGTCATCACGACCGGCGGGGTTCGCCAAGAAGGCACCAGCGACGCATACGTCCGCGAGGACTACCCCGCGACGGCCGACCACGAAGTCGTCTCGGCGCTCGTCGCCGCCGCCGAGCGACTGGGCTACGACTACCACACCGGCATCACGATGAGCGCCGACAGCTTCTACGCCGGGCAGGGTCGCCCCGGATTCGAAGGCTTCGAGGCCGCCGGAAGCACGGAACTCATCGAGAATCTCAAGAACGCGAACGTCGCCAACATCGAGATGGAAGCCAGCGCCATCATGACGCTGGCCAACATCTACGGCCTGCGAGCAGGGGCGGTCTGTTCGGTGTTCGCCAACCGCGAGACCGGCGAGTTCCTGACCGAAGGCGAGACCACCGCCGCCGAGACGGCCAGCCTCGCGGTGAAGATTCTGGCGAAGATGGACGAGAAGAAAGCCGAGGAGGGCGTGGACCGGTGGCACGCCGGAATGAGTCTGGACTGA
- a CDS encoding DMT family transporter has product MSRYRDVFLFAFLAVAWGGGFIAIEAGLESLPPVFFASLRYDLGALLLVGYAAATRDRWLPRTRDDYLSVLIVGAFFIAANNALLFLGQQHTTGGVAAVLYSMNPVLTAAIAPLLLADERLSRLGVVGFALGLVGVSLVVRPDPGNFLASAVGKLLVLGSASSVAVGSVLLRKTEPTADAVARTGWAMALGSLVMHGLSVARGETATLDISMDALIPLAYLVIFATAAAYVVYFGLLDRHGPVEINLVSYVVPMVAAITGWALRDETLTAATIAGFVVILAGFALIKREALASAWG; this is encoded by the coding sequence GTGTCACGATACCGGGACGTGTTCCTGTTCGCTTTCCTCGCCGTCGCGTGGGGCGGCGGCTTCATCGCCATCGAAGCGGGGTTGGAGTCGCTCCCGCCCGTCTTCTTCGCCTCGCTACGCTACGACCTCGGCGCGCTCCTGCTGGTCGGCTACGCCGCGGCGACCCGCGACCGATGGCTCCCGCGCACGCGAGACGACTATCTGTCTGTCCTCATCGTCGGCGCGTTCTTCATCGCCGCGAACAACGCCCTGCTGTTTTTGGGGCAACAACACACGACGGGCGGCGTCGCGGCGGTCCTCTACAGCATGAACCCCGTGCTGACCGCCGCAATCGCGCCGCTCTTGTTGGCCGACGAGCGACTGTCACGGCTCGGCGTCGTCGGCTTCGCGCTCGGTTTAGTTGGTGTATCGCTCGTCGTGCGACCCGACCCCGGGAACTTCCTCGCGAGTGCGGTCGGGAAGTTGCTCGTACTCGGCTCTGCGTCGAGCGTGGCGGTCGGGAGCGTCCTGCTTCGCAAGACGGAACCGACGGCCGACGCGGTTGCGAGAACCGGATGGGCGATGGCACTGGGGTCGTTGGTGATGCACGGCCTGAGCGTCGCTCGCGGCGAGACTGCCACTCTCGACATCAGCATGGACGCACTGATTCCGCTGGCCTACCTCGTCATCTTCGCCACCGCGGCGGCGTACGTGGTCTACTTCGGCTTGCTGGACCGTCACGGCCCGGTGGAGATTAATCTGGTCTCCTACGTCGTGCCGATGGTCGCGGCGATTACGGGGTGGGCGCTCCGCGACGAGACGCTGACCGCGGCGACTATCGCAGGGTTCGTCGTCATCCTCGCGGGATTCGCCCTGATAAAACGAGAGGCACTGGCGTCGGCGTGGGGTTGA
- the cdd gene encoding cytidine deaminase: MDELLDTARDVQENAHVPYSDYPVGAALRTADGTVYVGCNIENANYSNSLHAEEVAISEAIKEGHREFDALAVSSERRDGVTPCGMCRQTLAEFCDDDLPVICDEGDDYSEYTLGELLPNTISEEMLE; this comes from the coding sequence ATGGACGAACTTCTCGACACCGCCCGCGACGTGCAGGAGAACGCACACGTGCCCTATTCGGACTACCCCGTCGGCGCGGCCCTCAGAACCGCCGACGGTACCGTCTACGTCGGGTGTAACATCGAAAACGCGAACTACAGCAACAGCCTCCACGCCGAAGAGGTCGCCATCTCCGAGGCCATCAAGGAGGGCCACCGCGAGTTCGACGCCCTCGCCGTGAGTTCCGAGCGTCGTGACGGCGTCACGCCCTGCGGGATGTGCCGCCAGACGCTCGCGGAGTTCTGCGACGACGATTTGCCCGTGATTTGTGACGAGGGCGACGACTACAGCGAGTACACGCTCGGCGAGTTGCTACCGAACACCATCTCCGAAGAGATGCTAGAGTAA